One Kwoniella dejecticola CBS 10117 chromosome 11, complete sequence DNA segment encodes these proteins:
- a CDS encoding mitochondrial distribution and morphology protein 34, giving the protein MSFVFPSWSTAFSPAFHEDAKAMLEGALNKGNKPPVIQGRIEVVELSMGKEPPTLTLLEIGDLSLDRFRGILRLGYSGDAWLEVRCRVQANPLSHNPNLSSSSTLPLSTPLLASQPLLVPMTLRLSKLHLRAILILVVSASKGITLVFKNDPLQNVDVSSTFDSVEVIRGYLQQEIEGQLREMFREDLPGIIHRLSQRWFHGTGVGGKVETPYRDIGVNETIPEDEREREEDEVDHQNPYAEPAIFPPHPSTNPEKFNTPRKQALARSMRARRPSTSGNSISESPTSYTTFPDIEDYDPTYGLRPEGVPTHSGYEAFGRLWEKSREGGNRGLGSLMSMPIQQDGDEGDYLSDEFDEDEEDDEDEVRSFDMVEMDDALRSIPRKSRRQSLMSAAGSRYGHANDDQDQMGWETFPAVGGGVITRPRVYHSQSLIRAPSEAGGGGAMPSPAGTATGGSVTARASSIDGASSTVGSLRMRPFTPSVSGVGLMSPTLSQAGPSSLRRMVTSRSDVFLSSAAAAQGSYTIPRSESFSAIPLPVPPPAYNRTAHRSSLSLSRRQSNAGGSSGTASASWDNSGPSRSNTLSTNPTSSIPSSGSKPLSISQPSKAQPQSQMHPLTRNRNSSISGTSPGTSFPPRNIGPGGITLPLNNSVSQLATLSHSAHTLSPYARGHEHIAVRSFPYLGRSNTGMTASNTGIGSSGLSLSLALAAGGNIPSRPGSSEGVIKARRKRIHRLTSTDTKKQEKEREWGNARDVRGLRENSAETINSGDIDEVDDSVIRSNSHTRKIRPMSYDSQPQSDVSDISRKIGLVALNTPGPALERRPNMRRNPDSRTSYGFPAL; this is encoded by the exons ATGTCAttcgtcttcccctcttGGTCGACGGCGTTTTCACCTGCATTTCATGAAGATGCAAAGGCAATGCTGGAAGGTGCTCTAAACAAG GGTAATAAACCGCCAGTCATTCAAGGTCGAATAGAGGTGGTCGAGCTGAGTATGGGTAAGGAG CCACCGACCCTGACTTTACTGGAAATCGGAGACCTGTCATTAGATCGATTCAGAGGTATATTGAGGTTAGGATATTCTGGAGATGCGTGGCTAGAGGTTAGGTGCCGAGTTCAGGCCAATCCTTTATCACATAATCCGAAtctatcgtcatcatcgacattACCTCTTTCAACACCTTTGCTGGCCTCTCAACCGCTCTTGGTCCCCATGACACTGCGATTATCGAAATTGCACCTTCGAGCAATTTTGATTCTAGTggtatcagcttcgaaaggtATAACCCTTGTCTTCAAGAACGATCCCTTGCAAAACGTGGACGTGTCTTCTACCTTCGATTCGGTAGAAGTCATTAGAGGGTACTTGCAACAAGAGATAGAAGGCCAGTTGAGGGAGATGTTCCGAGAAGATCTCCCTGGTATCATACATCGCTTGTCGCAGAGGTGGTTTCATGGAACAGGCGTTGGGGGAAAAGTTGAAACTCCGTACAGAGATATCGGAGTGAACGAGACTATCCCagaggatgaaagggagcgagaagaagatgaagtcgaccATCAGAACCCTTATGCTGAACCTGCGATCTTCCCACCACATCCCTCGACAAATCCGGAGAAATTCAATACACCTAGGAAACAAGCTTTGGcaagatcgatgagagcTAGAAGACCGAGCACAAGTGGTAACTCCATTTCGGAGTCGCCTACGAGCTACACCACGTTCCCAGACATAGAGGATTACGACCCGACCTATGGACTCAGGCCCGAGGGCGTGCCAACTCATAGTGGATACGAAGCGTTTGGCAGGCTCTGGGAAAAATCGAGAGAAGGCGGAAATAGAGGATTGGGTTCATTGATGTCTATGCCTATACAGCAGGAcggtgatgaaggagattATCTCAGTGATGAgtttgacgaggatgaagaagacgatgaagacgaagtgcGGTCATTCGATATGGTCGAAATGGATGATGCTCTGAGATCGATACCGAGAAAATCGAGAAGACAATCACTCATGTCAGCTGCGGGATCTCGGTACGGCCACGCAAACGacgatcaggatcagatggGATGGGAGACATTCCCTGCGGTCGGAGGAGGGGTCATCACGCGGCCAAGGGTGTATCATTCTCAATCGCTAATTCGAGCGCCCTCCGAAGCGGGAGGAGGCGGAGCGATGCCAAGTCCAGCGGGCACCGCTACAGGCGGCAGTGTCACCGCTCGAGCTAGCTCAATTGACGGTGCCTCTTCAACTGTCGGA AGTCTTCGCATGCGACCCTTCACGCCGTCCGTTTCGGGCGTCGGTCTGATGTCACCGACCTTATCTCAAGCAGGTCCATCAAGCTTGAGACGAATGGTAACTTCTCGATCTGACGTATTCCTGTCTTCCGCCGCTGCCGCCCAAGGCAGTTATACTATCCCTCGATCAGAATCATTCAGTGCAATACCCCTACCTGTCCCCCCTCCAGCATACAACAGAACAGCTCATCGCAGctctttatctttatctCGTCGACAATCCAATGCAGGCGGATCTTCAGGAACAGCCTCCGCTTCCTGGGATAACAGTGgaccatcaagatcaaatacCCTCTCTACAAATCCAACATCCAGTATCCCTTCAAGCGGGTCCAAACCTTTATCTATCTCACAGCCGTCCAAGGCGCAACCACAATCGCAGATGCATCCGCTCACTAGGAATCGCAATTCAAGTATAAGCGGTACTTCTCCAGGGACGTCTTTCCCCCCTCGTAACATCGGTCCGGGAGGTATCACTTTACCTCTAAACAATTCGGTCAGCCAGCTCGCTACCCTTTCCCACTCGGCCCATACTCTGTCGCCTTATGCTAGGGGCCACGAGCATATCGCAGTCAGATCGTTCCCCTACCTCGGCAGGTCTAACACTGGTATGACAGCGAGCAATACGGGGATTGGATCCAGTGGATTGTCATTGTCACTTGCACTTGCGGCAGGAGGTAATATACCTTCGAGGCCCGGCTCGAGTGAAGGTGTTATAAAAGCCAGACGAAAGAGAATACATCGTCTTACAAGCACAGACACGAAGAAacaggaaaaggaaagggaatGGGGGAACGCCCGAGATGTGAGGGGGTTAAGAGAGAATTCGGCGGAGACGATCAATTCGGGTGATAttgatgaagtcgatgactCTGTAATACGGAGCAATAGTCACACGAGGAAGATCCGACCAATGTCGTATGACAGTCAGCCTCAATCGGACGTTAGTGATATAAGTAGGAAGATAGGGCTGGTAGCGCTCAACACGCCGGGGCCGGCGCTGGAGAGAAGACCTAACATGAGGAGGAATCCTGATTCGAGGACTTCGTATGGGTTCCCTGCATTGTAA